CTTCTTTTATAAGTCTATTACTATCTAATATCTATTTCAGAAGCCACAGTCCCAAAGGTTCTCCATGATGATCTGAAACACAAGTACAGCCAACTTTCTGCAGAGTGTGTCAACCTGCGTTTGGAGATCGACAAACTGAAATCTGAGAATGAGGAACTAAAGgccacactcacaaatacacaatttTCCTTTAGCTCTATCAAGAGTAAAGCAGTGCAGGTTCTGTTTTTTACAGGTCTGACCAGTGTCTTATTTGAGTGGTTGATTCACAAACTTAAAGACAGTGTAGAGGTTGTGCGTGGCTCTATGAACCTGAAGGATCATCTATTAATCATCCTAATGAAACTAAGATTAGGGCTCTGCAACAAGGATATTGCTTTCAGATTTAATGTCACAGAAAGTGACATCTCAAACATTTTGAGAAGTTGGCTCCCTGTTATGTCTGCAACTTTAAAGCCTCTCATAAAGTGGCCAAGCAAGCATGCAGTATTAAAGAATATGCCAAAATGTTTTAAACCTAAATATAAACGTTGCAGGTGCATTATTGACTGTACAGAAATTTTTATCAACAGACCCACAAATTTAACCTCCAGAGCCCAGACTTACTCGACTTATAAAAGCCACAACACTGTTAAATATTTGGTTGGCATGTCACCTTCAGGAGCCATTTCTTTTCTGTCGGCAGGTTGGGGTGGGCGAGTTTCAGATAAACAAATTACAGCTGAGTCTGGATTTTATGACCTTCTAGAGCATAATGATGAGATACTAGCAGATCGTGGTTTTACCATCAGAGATGAGCTTGCCACACGTGGTGCCACCCTTAGGATCCCTCACTTTACCAAAGGTAAAAAGCAGCTCTCTGCTCAAGAAGTGGACATATCAAGGCGTTTGTCTAATGTGAGAATACACATTGAAAGAATAATAGGTAGATGGAAAAATTTCAAAATTCTGACTACTGTTATTCCACTCACACAGGTTGACCTCTTGGACgatattgtgattgtgtgtggagCATTAACAAACCTTTGTAAATGTATAGTCCCAAGACATTAAGCTTAATTTCGATTAATTCTGTAAGTAACTGTTTATTGTCATAAACACAATTAATTGCACATTCAagtgtttaaatgtaaaatattagTACTGTATTAAATCATTTGCTCCGAAGTACATTTCAttctgacttgttttttttgcactgtTCACAATACCAATCCACAACCTTTCTTCTTACTCTGGCACATGTGTAGTGGAAATGGTTCTTGCACTTTGCACAGTCAATCATCATTCCAA
Above is a genomic segment from Clupea harengus chromosome 3, Ch_v2.0.2, whole genome shotgun sequence containing:
- the LOC116219982 gene encoding uncharacterized protein LOC116219982 isoform X1; translation: MSCCAVGCQNRKSVNKDLKFYRIPSANNSFNANRRRRWLQAIRRADWNEDHIKNARLCSSHFISGEVSMDFNSPDFVPSVFSFSTQGEIDNGDTKLERFKRKRKREETTHRPPDDVQRSKEASDEVASESSGACLSSDDSRMEPGADPCTEATVPKVLHDDLKHKYSQLSAECVNLRLEIDKLKSENEELKATLTNTQFSFSSIKSKAVQVLFFTGLTSVLFEWLIHKLKDSVEVVRGSMNLKDHLLIILMKLRLGLCNKDIAFRFNVTESDISNILRSWLPVMSATLKPLIKWPSKHAVLKNMPKCFKPKYKRCRCIIDCTEIFINRPTNLTSRAQTYSTYKSHNTVKYLVGMSPSGAISFLSAGWGGRVSDKQITAESGFYDLLEHNDEILADRGFTIRDELATRGATLRIPHFTKGKKQLSAQEVDISRRLSNVRIHIERIIGRWKNFKILTTVIPLTQVDLLDDIVIVCGALTNLCKCIVPRH
- the LOC116219982 gene encoding uncharacterized protein LOC116219982 isoform X2, translating into MPTADVVGYKPSEEPIGTKTILKMPDSAVHTSYQGEIDNGDTKLERFKRKRKREETTHRPPDDVQRSKEASDEVASESSGACLSSDDSRMEPGADPCTEATVPKVLHDDLKHKYSQLSAECVNLRLEIDKLKSENEELKATLTNTQFSFSSIKSKAVQVLFFTGLTSVLFEWLIHKLKDSVEVVRGSMNLKDHLLIILMKLRLGLCNKDIAFRFNVTESDISNILRSWLPVMSATLKPLIKWPSKHAVLKNMPKCFKPKYKRCRCIIDCTEIFINRPTNLTSRAQTYSTYKSHNTVKYLVGMSPSGAISFLSAGWGGRVSDKQITAESGFYDLLEHNDEILADRGFTIRDELATRGATLRIPHFTKGKKQLSAQEVDISRRLSNVRIHIERIIGRWKNFKILTTVIPLTQVDLLDDIVIVCGALTNLCKCIVPRH
- the LOC116219982 gene encoding uncharacterized protein LOC116219982 isoform X3, with translation MSCCAVGCQNRKSVNKDLKFYRIPSANNSFNANRRRRWLQAIRRADWNEDHIKNARLCSSHFISGEVSMDFNSPDFVPSVFSFSTQGEIDNGDTKLERFKRKRKREETTHRPPDDVQRSKEASDEVASESSGACLSSDDSRMEPGADPCTEATVPKVLHDDLKHKYSQLSAECVNLRLEIDKLKSENEELKATLTNTQFSFSSIKSKAVQVLFFTGLTSVLFEWLIHKLKDSVEVVRGSMNLKDHLLIILMKLRLGLCNKDIAFRFNVTESDISNILRSWLPVMSATLKPLIKWPSKHAVLKNMPKCFKPKYKRCRCIIDCTEIFINRPTNLTSRAQTYSTYKSHNTVKYLVGMSPSGAISFLSAGWGGRVSDKQITAESGFYDLLEHNDEILADRGFTIRDELATRGATLRIPHFTKG
- the LOC116219982 gene encoding uncharacterized protein LOC116219982 isoform X4, with amino-acid sequence MEPGADPCTEATVPKVLHDDLKHKYSQLSAECVNLRLEIDKLKSENEELKATLTNTQFSFSSIKSKAVQVLFFTGLTSVLFEWLIHKLKDSVEVVRGSMNLKDHLLIILMKLRLGLCNKDIAFRFNVTESDISNILRSWLPVMSATLKPLIKWPSKHAVLKNMPKCFKPKYKRCRCIIDCTEIFINRPTNLTSRAQTYSTYKSHNTVKYLVGMSPSGAISFLSAGWGGRVSDKQITAESGFYDLLEHNDEILADRGFTIRDELATRGATLRIPHFTKGKKQLSAQEVDISRRLSNVRIHIERIIGRWKNFKILTTVIPLTQVDLLDDIVIVCGALTNLCKCIVPRH